A region from the Thermanaeromonas toyohensis ToBE genome encodes:
- a CDS encoding Nif3-like dinuclear metal center hexameric protein — MPAKCREIMNIMETLAPSKLAADWDNVGLLLGDPEKEVRRILVSLDITPEVVEEAVARGAGLIISHHPLFLRPWKHLRFDRGQGALVRRLVQEDIMVYSAHTNLDYATLGISYHLAIKLGLEDIEVLVPTYQEKYYKLITFVPEEAEAKVREAICEAGAGWIGNYSHCTFRTQGIGTFLPLAGTSPYIGEEGKLEEVKEYRLETIVPQERLPEVLKALLQAHPYEEVAYDIYPLANEGQNHGAGRIGSLSQPSTLQEFAFMVKKELGAEKVTVVGDKERKIKRVAVCGGAGSSIMDQAKNQGADVLVTGDLKYHEARRALEEGLAIIDAGHFATERVIVPALVEYLQEELKSREVMVLAAQKEREPWWLL; from the coding sequence ATGCCTGCCAAATGCCGGGAGATCATGAACATTATGGAGACCCTCGCACCCTCTAAACTGGCGGCTGATTGGGATAACGTAGGGCTGCTTCTGGGTGACCCGGAAAAGGAAGTGCGGCGGATCCTGGTTAGCCTGGATATCACCCCTGAGGTAGTAGAAGAGGCTGTAGCTCGGGGAGCAGGTCTTATAATCAGCCACCATCCTCTGTTCTTACGCCCCTGGAAGCATCTCCGGTTTGACCGCGGGCAGGGGGCTTTAGTCCGTCGTTTGGTGCAGGAAGATATCATGGTGTATAGCGCTCATACTAATTTGGACTATGCTACTTTAGGAATTAGCTATCACTTAGCTATTAAACTGGGGTTAGAGGATATTGAAGTTCTGGTGCCTACTTATCAGGAAAAATATTATAAACTGATCACTTTTGTCCCCGAGGAGGCAGAGGCTAAGGTCCGGGAGGCCATATGTGAGGCTGGTGCGGGTTGGATTGGCAACTATTCCCATTGCACTTTCCGTACCCAGGGCATAGGAACGTTCCTTCCCCTCGCTGGTACCAGTCCTTACATTGGCGAAGAAGGTAAATTAGAGGAAGTTAAAGAATACCGGTTAGAAACAATTGTTCCTCAGGAACGGCTACCGGAAGTTTTAAAAGCTCTTCTCCAAGCACATCCTTACGAAGAGGTGGCCTACGATATTTATCCCTTGGCTAACGAAGGTCAGAATCATGGGGCTGGAAGAATAGGTAGCCTTTCCCAGCCATCGACTCTTCAGGAGTTTGCTTTCATGGTTAAGAAGGAATTGGGTGCTGAAAAAGTAACTGTAGTAGGGGACAAGGAACGGAAAATAAAACGGGTGGCTGTATGTGGTGGTGCCGGCAGCAGTATTATGGACCAGGCCAAAAACCAAGGAGCTGATGTATTGGTAACTGGAGATCTCAAGTATCATGAAGCGCGTAGGGCCTTAGAGGAAGGTCTGGCTATTATTGATGCCGGCCATTTTGCCACCGAAAGGGTTATTGTACCTGCGTTAGTAGAGTACCTGCAAGAAGAACTTAAAAGTCGCGAAGTTATGGTCCTGGCAGCCCAAAAGGAAAGGGAACCGTGGTGGCTATTGTAA
- a CDS encoding tyrosine-type recombinase/integrase, translating to MYVFRSRQSEPISVARRKAIVARLLKGSFPVKEYNSHDMRTTVATEISQKPGCNTRVVQGILGHKRPETTVGYKRADSEIMKEVVRERFDMIDVRPKVKDDIAATAPPAGKTENRKENKNPNLKPTFTLSPEIYVFVNRKVDHLIS from the coding sequence ATATATGTATTTCGCAGCCGCCAAAGCGAGCCTATTAGTGTAGCCCGTAGGAAGGCTATAGTAGCCAGGCTGCTCAAGGGCAGTTTCCCAGTTAAAGAATACAATTCCCATGATATGCGGACCACGGTGGCTACCGAGATATCCCAGAAGCCGGGATGCAATACCAGGGTCGTACAGGGAATCCTGGGCCATAAGCGGCCGGAAACCACGGTAGGCTATAAGCGAGCAGATTCCGAAATCATGAAAGAAGTGGTAAGGGAACGTTTTGATATGATAGATGTAAGGCCAAAAGTTAAGGATGATATCGCTGCTACCGCACCACCGGCGGGCAAAACGGAAAACCGGAAGGAGAACAAGAACCCTAACTTAAAACCGACCTTTACGTTGTCCCCTGAGATATATGTATTTGTCAATCGAAAAGTTGACCACTTGATCTCTTAA
- a CDS encoding tRNA (adenine(22)-N(1))-methyltransferase gives MEPVSRLRLSLRLQAVANMVSRGKTLADIGTDHAYLPIYLVGQGWIPRAIGIEAQEEPWRRARANVAAAGLSHLIDIRLGWGLKPLRPGEVGVVTIAGLGGKTIQDILSASPEILENIECLVLQPQGAEVLLRRWLASSGWRLGQEELVCEKEQYYLIYAWERGSNPEYSVWEWEFGPLLLQRRHPLLGGYLKKRLKKLERIQQGLARSRRPEALARLRKLNLERQAIQEVLACLPNAGRS, from the coding sequence GTGGAGCCTGTTTCACGCTTGCGCTTGTCGCTCCGCCTACAGGCCGTAGCAAACATGGTTTCTCGTGGGAAAACCTTGGCTGATATAGGTACCGACCACGCTTATCTACCCATTTACCTGGTAGGACAGGGGTGGATTCCGCGGGCGATAGGGATAGAAGCGCAGGAGGAACCTTGGCGGAGAGCCCGCGCCAACGTGGCTGCTGCGGGCTTAAGCCACCTCATTGATATCCGTCTAGGTTGGGGGCTTAAGCCTCTGCGGCCAGGTGAGGTGGGAGTAGTCACTATTGCTGGTCTTGGCGGGAAGACTATTCAGGATATACTTTCTGCTTCGCCGGAAATACTAGAAAATATAGAGTGCCTAGTGTTACAACCCCAAGGGGCGGAAGTTCTTTTGCGGCGCTGGCTAGCAAGTTCTGGTTGGCGCCTGGGGCAAGAGGAGCTGGTTTGCGAGAAGGAGCAGTATTACCTTATCTATGCCTGGGAGCGCGGGTCTAACCCTGAATATAGTGTGTGGGAGTGGGAGTTTGGTCCTTTGCTCCTACAAAGACGACACCCTTTATTAGGTGGATACCTGAAGAAAAGACTAAAAAAGCTAGAGCGTATCCAACAGGGTTTGGCTAGAAGCCGGAGGCCAGAAGCACTGGCCCGCCTTCGAAAACTAAACCTGGAGAGGCAAGCTATACAGGAGGTATTGGCATGCCTGCCAAATGCCGGGAGATCATGA